The genomic region ACCGTCTCGAGGGCCAGGGCGAGGGTCAGGTAGGTGCCGGAGACGGTGCCGGCTTCTACTGCTCTGCCCAGGGCGGTGATCAGGGGGTCGCGGCGCGGGTCGTGGGGGTGCCAGCGGTGGCCGAAGCCGGGGATGAACGCCTTGCGGGCCTTGTACTCCGTGACGAGGGCGCGGGCCGCCGACTCCGGAGACTCGCCGGACTCGACCTCGGCCCGGAGTCGGTGGAGGACCTCCAGGCACTGCTGGCCCGCACCACCGTGGACATCGCCGAGCAAATTCACGCCGGTGGCCATCGCGTTGTTGAGGTCGAGACCGCAGGAGGCGGCCATACGGGCGGCAGCGATCGAAGGCGCTTGGGGGCCGTGGTCAACGGCAGCTACAAGGGTGAGCTCCAGGAGTTCGGCCTCGGCGGCGGACGGGAGCTCGCCGCGGACCATGAGCCACACCATCTGCGGGTAGCTGACCGACCCGATCAGGTCCTGGATCGGGTAACCGCGCAATCGGATGGAACCCGGCTGAATGTCGGTGATGCCGGTGGACCACCAGTCCCCCACTGACTCGTTCATACGACTCCTTCCACCCGCAGCTCTGCGATCTCCTCCGCCGAGTAGCCGAGGCCCCCGAGCACCTCGTCGACGTGCTCGCCCAACGCCGGCGGCCGCCCCGCAGGCCCAACCGGCCGTCCGTCCACGTGCACACTGCTCCCGAGCACCCTCAGAGAGCGCTCCCCGCTCTCTCGGGGCTGCGTCTCCGTCTCGGCGGGTTCGTGCCGGGAGTCGGCCCGCCCGGCGCCACCCGGCACACCACTGCCCAGCGTCCCACTCCCCCGCTCGCGGCCCTGGCGATCAGCGCGATCCGGCGGTCCCGGACTGGCGGCGACCTTTGTTGCCGGTGGCATCGGAACTTCATGCAGGAGTTGGCGTTCGGTCAGCTGGTCCAGGGCGAGGGCTGCGGGCACGGTCAGCACCGGAGCCACCGGTACGCCGGTGGTCGCCAGCAGCTCGTCCCACTCGGCGGCAGAGCGCTCTCTCAGCGTCTTCTCCAGCTCGGCCTTCAGGACGGCCCGATGCTGCTTGCGGGACTCCCGGGTCGCGAAGCGTTCGTCGGCGATCAGCTCCGGCCGGCCGAGGACCCCGCACAGCTCGACGTACTGCTCCTGCTTGTTCGCCGCGATGTTGAGCTCGCCGTCGGCGGTGGCGAAGGTGCCGGACGGGGCCGAGGTCGCGTTCTCGTTGCCCATGGCCCGCGGTTCCCGGCCGCCGACGAGGTAGTCGGACACCACCCAGCCCATCGCGGCGACGGCCGTCTCCAGCATCGACACGTCCAGGTAGCTGCCGACACCGGTCCGGCTGCGTTTCACCAGCGCCGCCGAGATCGCGAAGGCCGCCGCGTAGCCACCGAGCGTGTCGGCGATCGGGAAGCCGGTCCGCGTCGGGGCGGTCTCCGGCGTCCCGGTCACGCTCATGATTCCGGACAGGCCCTGGATGATCTGGTCGTACGCCGGCCGCCCGCGCATCGGCCCGGTCTGCCCGAACCCGGACACCGCGCAGTACACGAGCTGCTCGTTCAGTGCGTGCAGCACGTCCCAGCCGAAGCCGAGGCGGGACAGCACCCCCGGCCGGAAGTTCTCCAGCAGCACGTCGGCATCGCGGACCAGACGTTCGAACACCTCGCGCCCGGCCGGCTTCTTCAAATCCAGGGTGAGGGAGCGCTTCCCGCCGTTCTGCGCGAGGAACGAGATGCCCAGCCCGCGCGCGCTCAGCTCCGGATCCGCGCCGAGACTGCGGGCCAGGTCACCGCCGGCCGGCACCTCCACCTTCACCACGTCGGCGCCCATGAGGCCCAGCTGATACCCCGCGAACGGCCCGGCGAGCACGTTCGTCAGATCCAGCACCCGTACTCCCGCGAGCAGATCGGCCGCAACCCCTGAGCACCCGTGCTCCGCATCCTCAGGAGGCACTGAAACCGCTCCATCCGGTGGCTGCGATGGTCCGTGCGCACCGCCGGACAGCCTGCACGTACGCCGGCAGCCGCTCCTCGTTGAACCGCGTCGTCGGCCCGCCGACCCCGACCGCCCCGACCACCCGCCCGTCCGGCCGCAGCACCGGGGCGGACACCCCGGACGCGCCGAGCTCGCGCTCTCCGTGCGTGATCGCGAAGCCGCGTTCCCCGGTCGCGGCCGCGGCAGCGCGCAGCTTCTTCGGGAAGTCACTGCCGTACGGCGACTCCGCGGCCACCTCGTCGATCACCGACGGGTCGGCCGCCAGCACCGGCGGGTCGCTGAGCAGCACCTTCGACGCGGCACCGCCCCACAGCGGCAGCGCCGACCCGACCGCGATCGAGTGCCGCACGCTCAACGAGCCCGGTGCCTGCGCCAGGCAGACCCGTGTCCGCCCGACCCGGATGTACAGGTTGGCCGTCTCCCCCGTGTCGGCGGCCAGCTTGCCCATTGCGGAGCGGACGGACGGCGGGATCTCCATGCTGGCGCTGCTCAGCCGGGACCAGCGCAGGAAGCCAGGACCGATCGCGTAGCGCCCGGGCCCGATCGCGGCCACCAGCCCCCGCTGCTCCAGCGTCGACACCAGCCGCAGCACCGTTGTCTTGGGCAACTTGCTGGCGTTGGTCAGCTCCGCCAGCGTCCAGGTCGGGTGCTCGTCGTCGAAGCGCTCCAGCAGGTCCAGCGCCCGGTGCACGCTGCGGACTCCCGGCAGCTCCCGCACCGCTTCTTCGCGCTGGTCGCGCTCGACACCCGCCTCGTCGTCGACGCGCCGAGAAGGCACACCGTCCGCGTCCGTCATGCCGCCCCTCTCGCAGGTCGTCGCCCTGACCACGACGATAACCCGCTGGTCCGCAGAACGGAATCTCTGTACCTCCTGGTGGAATGCTGCTACGGTCCAGTGATCCAGGCCACCCCACCCCGCGCGCCTGAAGGAGGTACCCCATGTCGCGAAAGGCACTCGTCGCCACCGGGCTGACCGTGAGCTTGCTGCTGTCCGGCTGCTCCGCCCTGGAAGGCGGCAGCGTGGCCGGCGACTTCCCGTCCCGCAACGTCGAGATCATGGTGCCGGCCGCTCCCGGCGGCGGCTGGGACCTGACCGCCCGGCAGTTCCAGCACGTGATCCAGGAGGACAACTTCCTGCCCGACCGCTCGGTGTCGGTGGTGAACGTGACCGGAGCCGGCGGTGCCGTCGGCATTTCCAGGCTGGTCACCAAGAACCGCAAGGACCCGCACACGCTGATGATCACCGGCCTGGTGATGGTCGGCGCGCTGACCCTGAACCAGTCCCAGATCACGATCTCCGAGACCACGCCGATCGCCACCCTGACGGCCGAGCAGGAGGTCTTCGTGGTGAAGGCCGACTCGCCGATCAGGTCGCTCAAGGATCTGGTCGCGAAGTACCAGGCCGATCCCGCCTCGGTCTCCTGGGGCGGCGGCACCATCGGCGGCACCGACCACATCGCCGCGGGGGTCCTGGTGAAGACCGCCGGCGGGGACCCGTCGAAGGTCAAGTACATCAGCTACTCCGGCGGCGGCGAGGCGACCGCGGCGATCCTGTCCGGCGACGTCACCGTCGGTGTGTCCGGCCTGAGCGAGTTCGAGGAGCAGATCGCCGCCGGCAAGATGCGGGTGCTGGCCACCACCGGGACCGAGCCGATGACGGTCGGCGGCAAGCAGCTGCCGACGCTGAAGTCCGAGGGCTACGACACCGAGGTGCTGAACTGGCGCGCGATCGTCGCGCCGCCGGACATCCCGGAGGCCGACCGGCAACGGCTGATCGAGTTCGTCACCAAGGTCAACTCCTCCCCCGAGTGGGCCGAGATCCGCAAGAAGCAGGGCTGGACCGACTTCTTTCGGACCGGCGACGAGGCGAAGCAGTTCATCGCCGACGAGACCACCCGGGTCGAGGCCCTGCTGCGAGAACTGGGGATCGTATGAGCACCGCCGCCGAGTCCGAACCGATCCGGACCGACCAGGACGACGAGCAGGTTTCCGAGCCGGTCCGCACCGCCGACGTCGAGGTCGAGGCGTCCCGGCTGGTCCGGATCGTCGCGGCCGTCGTCCTGATCGTCCTGGCCGGCACGTTCCTGGTGGGCGTGTTCGACATCCGCAGCCCGAAGGGACTCGACCCGCAGGGCCCGCGATTCTTCCCGCTGCTGGTCACGTCCGCCTGGCTGCTGCTGTCGATCGGCTACCTGGTCGAAGGCCTGCGCGCTCCCCGGACGCCGCGGCGTACGCCGGCCGCCGACCCGGTCTCGGCCGAGTCCCTGGAAGCAACGTCGGCCGAGGTGCCCAAGGCCGACCCGGCCACCGCCGGGGTGACCGAGCGCAGCTGGTTCGAACCGGTCGCCGTCTCGGCCCTGCTCGTGCTCTACGCGTTCCTCGTCGTCCCGCTCGGCTACCTGATCGCGACCGCGCTGCTGTTCTTCGCCACCGCCCGCGTGCTCGGCAGCCGCCAGGTGCCCCGGGACGCGATCGTCGCGGTGGTGCTGACGGTCGTCGTCTACGTCGCGTTCACCCAGTTCCTCGACATCTCGCTGCCGGAGGGGGTGCTCGGCCTGTGATCCCGCACGCCGTGATCAACGACCTGCTGAACGGCTTCGGCACCGTGCTCGACCCGATGAACCTGCTCTGGGCCGTGCTCGGCGTCACCCTCGGCATGCTGGTCGGCATCCTGCCCGGGATCGGCCCGGCGCTGACCATCGCGCTGCTGCTGCCGATCACGTTCAACTTCACCGACCCGATCGGCGCCTTCATCATGTTCGCCGGCATCTACTACGGCGCGATGTACGGCGGCTCGACCACCTCGATCCTGATCAACACCCCCGGTGAGTCGGCCTCGGTGGCGACCGCGATCGAGGGCCACAAGATGGCGCTCAAGGGCCGGGCCCGGGCCGCACTCGCGACCGCGGCGATCGGGTCCTTCATCGCCGGCACCATCTCCACCGTGCTGCTGACGTTCGTGGCCAAGCCGATCGGCAGCCTGGCGAGCAACTTCCAGGCCACCGACTACTTCGCGATCACGTTGCTGGCGATGGTCGCGGTGACCGCGCTGGTCGGCAGTTCGCTGGTCCGCGGCCTGCTGTCGCTGACGGTCGGGCTGTTCATCGGGCTGATCGGTCTGGACAGCCTGTCCGGCGCCCAGCGCTACACCTTCGGCACCCTGCGCCTGCTCGACGGTGTCGACGTGGTGATCGTGATCGTCGGGCTCTTCGCGATCGGGGAAACGCTGCACGTCGCGTCGAAGCTGCGCAGTACGCCGGACCGCCCGGCCGTGCTGGAGAAGGGCCGGCTGCGCACCGGATACCTGAACAAGGCCGACTGGTCCCGGTCCTGGGCTCCCTGGCTGCGCGGTACGGCGCTGGGCTTCCCGTTCGGCGCGATCCCGTCCGGCGGCGCCGAGGTCCCGACGTTCCTGTCGTACACGATCGAGCGGCGGCGGGCCCGGAAGCGAGCGCGACGGGCCGGCCGGCAGCACCCCGACGAGTTCGGCGACGGCGCGATCGAGGGCGTCGCGGGACCGGAGGCGGCCAACAACGCGTCGTTCTCCGGCGTGCTGGTGCCACTGCTGACGCTGGGTCTGCCGACCTCGGCGACGGCGGCCGTGATGCTCGCGGCGTTCCAGATCTTCAACGTGCAGCCGGGTCCGCAGCTGTTCGAGGACGAGGGCACGCTGGTCTGGACGCTGATCGCCTCGCTCTACATCGGCAACCTGATCCTGCTGATCATGAACCTGCCGCTGATCCAGATCTGGGTCCAGGTGCTCAAGGTGCCGCGCCCGCTGCTGTACGCCGGAATCCTGGTCTTCGCCTGCCTCGGCGTCTACTCGCTGTCCGGGTCGGGCTACGAGGTGCTGATGGCGCTGCTGATCGGGGTGGCCGGCTTCTTCATGCGCAAGCTCGACTTCCCGATCGCGCCGGTCATTCTCGGGGTGATCCTCGGCCCGACGATGGAGGAGCAGTTCCGGCGCGCGCTGGTCATCTCCAACGGCGACGCCGGCGTCTTCTTCACCCGGCCGCTCAGCCTGATCATCATCCTGCTGACCGTGCTCGCGCTGTTCGTGCCGTACCTGCCGCGGCTGGTGGCGCGGGTGCGCGGCACCCAGCCGACCCGGGACCGGCTCACCTTCGGCGAGGACGACTGATGCCGCACCTGCACCACTCACCAACCGCCCTTCACCTGGGTCCGGTCAGGCCGACCGAGCGGAACTCGCACGGCCGGCGGGTGCTTGGTGAGTGGTGCAGGTCCGACTGATGGGAGAGTGTGAGCTGTGAAGATCCTCGTCGGCTACGTGCCCACCCCCGAAGGAGAGGCCGCGCTGACCGCGGCCGCTGCCGAAGCCGAGCTGCGCGGGGCGGGGGTGCTGCTGCTGAACACCAGCCGCGGCGACGCCTACGTCGACAACCGGTACGCCAACGCCGACGAGCTGGCCGCGGCAGAGGCGAAGCTGCGGGAGCGCGGCGTCGAGGTGACCATCCAGCAGGCGGTCGGCTCCGGCGATGTCGCGGCCGAACTGCTGAAGGCGGCCGCGGCCGACGACGTCGCGCTGATCGTGCTCGGCCTGCGCCGCCGCAGCCCGGTCGGCAAACTCATTCTCGGCAGCACCGCCCAACGCGTCCTGCTCGAGTCCCCCGTCCCCGTGCTCGCCGTCAAGGTGCCCAGCCCCCGCGACTGACCTGTCGGGGCAACGCCGCGCCGGGTCAGGACCGCGACCGACGACGCGGCCCCGCGATCAGCCGGTGGGCGCGACCTCCAGCCCGTTCAGCTCGATCCACCGGCTGACGGCGGCCCGGTGATCGTTCGCCTCGGTGGACGTGGTGAGGAAGTGCCTCGGCAACCGGTCGGCCGCGACCCGCAGATCGGCGCCGATCGCGGCCTGCACGTCAGGTGCCGACGGCCTGCCGACGGCGTACGCCGGGTCGAGCAGGATCCGGCAGACGGCGCGGTTCCACTCCATCATGCCGGTCCCGCCGAACCGTCCGCGCCGGTCCCGGACCGAGATCGCCGTGCTCAGCGCCTGCTCGGCCTCCGCGTACCGCGGCATCGGGGAGTCCTTCAGCGCGTAGCCGAGCGAGGCGAAGTGCCGGGGGAACTGCTGCGCCGTGTCCCGGGCGATGAGCGCACGGAACACCGGGATCGTGCGTTCCATCGCGGCCTTGTCGCTGCGCCAGGTGGTGTGCCGCTGGTCCTCGGCGAGCCGGAAGATCTGCACCAGCCATTCCGGCGTCGCCCTGCGGATCGCCTGGTCGAGCTCCTGCTGCGAGGGCGGGTTCTGCCCGGTGAGCTGGCGCTCGACCAGAGAGAGCGCGTCCGCGTTGGCGTCCCCGCGCTGGGTCAGCACTCCCTCGATCTTCTCGGTCAGGTCGGCGTCCGCGGCCTGCAGCACACCGCGCAGCCGCGACCGCGTCCACAGGTAGAGCAGCAGGAACGCGCTCACCGCGAAGTACCCGGCGTACACGATCGCGAAGGCCGGGCTGTGCGGTTCGCCGCCGAACAGCGGGCCGAGCCAGTTGCCGAGCCGGCGGAGCGCGGCCGGCAGGGTCGCGATCTGGATCAGTCCGACGCCGACGATGATCTTGGTCAGCCAGTCGGAGATCTCCTCCAGGTTGGTGTTGGCCAGGTAGCGCACCGCCTTGCCGTCCAGCTGGTCGGACTGCAGCGTTTTCGGGATTCCGAAGAGGAAGCCCAGCACGCCGCCGCACGCCGCGGCCGCGCCGGCCGTCGCGACCGCGGCGCCGATGACGCCGAACGCGCTGCCCGGACTGCGCGGTACGGCGTACAGCACCGCCGCCAGCAGTCCCACGCCGAGCACGACCGCCGCGGCCCGCAGCAGCGTCTGCTCGAACTTGTCGGCCGGCGTCGGCGGTTGATCGCCGACGCTGTCCCCTGTCATCCCCTGCGTGGCCATCGCCAGCTCCCTTCGCCGGGGACCCAGTAGAGCGGTGCTCAGGGCAACTTCACAACCGGGCCGGGCGTGTCTTTCCGTGACCGTTACCACCGTTGACGTGACGGCGTGCCGGCACCCTGACCGGGCCGGCGGCGGGGCGCGGGCGAAATCCGCGTGAGCGGGTGGGGCGGGCCGCCTAAACTGGTCGGTGCCATGCCTGATGCCCGGACCGAGTCCCCGAGTCCTTCCCCAGCCGCTGACACTTCCACCGGTCCCGTCCAGGACCCCGCTGCTTCCACCGGTCCCGGCCAGAACCCTGCTGCGTCCGCCGGTCCCGGCCAGGACGCTGCTCGCCGACGGCGACCGCGCCGGCGGGGCGGGCGGCCGTCGAGCGGACGGCCCGAGGCGGATGAGAACGAGGCCGGCGTGACCGTGGCCGAGTTGCTGCCGCGGCTGGAGCAGTTGACGGTCCACGACCGAGAGCAGCTGGGCCGCCGGCTGGAGCGAGTGCGGACGGCGCGCGAGCCCGGGAAGCGCTCTCAGGCTCTCCAGGGCATGCTCGCCGCGATCGAGCAGGCCGAGCACCGGGTCGAGTTGCGCCGGCTCGCCGTACCGGAGATCAGCTATCCCGAGGAGCTGCCGGTCAGCCAGCTCAAGGA from Kribbella flavida DSM 17836 harbors:
- a CDS encoding Bug family tripartite tricarboxylate transporter substrate binding protein, which translates into the protein MSRKALVATGLTVSLLLSGCSALEGGSVAGDFPSRNVEIMVPAAPGGGWDLTARQFQHVIQEDNFLPDRSVSVVNVTGAGGAVGISRLVTKNRKDPHTLMITGLVMVGALTLNQSQITISETTPIATLTAEQEVFVVKADSPIRSLKDLVAKYQADPASVSWGGGTIGGTDHIAAGVLVKTAGGDPSKVKYISYSGGGEATAAILSGDVTVGVSGLSEFEEQIAAGKMRVLATTGTEPMTVGGKQLPTLKSEGYDTEVLNWRAIVAPPDIPEADRQRLIEFVTKVNSSPEWAEIRKKQGWTDFFRTGDEAKQFIADETTRVEALLRELGIV
- a CDS encoding tripartite tricarboxylate transporter TctB family protein, which encodes MSTAAESEPIRTDQDDEQVSEPVRTADVEVEASRLVRIVAAVVLIVLAGTFLVGVFDIRSPKGLDPQGPRFFPLLVTSAWLLLSIGYLVEGLRAPRTPRRTPAADPVSAESLEATSAEVPKADPATAGVTERSWFEPVAVSALLVLYAFLVVPLGYLIATALLFFATARVLGSRQVPRDAIVAVVLTVVVYVAFTQFLDISLPEGVLGL
- a CDS encoding CaiB/BaiF CoA transferase family protein codes for the protein MLDLTNVLAGPFAGYQLGLMGADVVKVEVPAGGDLARSLGADPELSARGLGISFLAQNGGKRSLTLDLKKPAGREVFERLVRDADVLLENFRPGVLSRLGFGWDVLHALNEQLVYCAVSGFGQTGPMRGRPAYDQIIQGLSGIMSVTGTPETAPTRTGFPIADTLGGYAAAFAISAALVKRSRTGVGSYLDVSMLETAVAAMGWVVSDYLVGGREPRAMGNENATSAPSGTFATADGELNIAANKQEQYVELCGVLGRPELIADERFATRESRKQHRAVLKAELEKTLRERSAAEWDELLATTGVPVAPVLTVPAALALDQLTERQLLHEVPMPPATKVAASPGPPDRADRQGRERGSGTLGSGVPGGAGRADSRHEPAETETQPRESGERSLRVLGSSVHVDGRPVGPAGRPPALGEHVDEVLGGLGYSAEEIAELRVEGVV
- a CDS encoding citryl-CoA lyase, encoding MNESVGDWWSTGITDIQPGSIRLRGYPIQDLIGSVSYPQMVWLMVRGELPSAAEAELLELTLVAAVDHGPQAPSIAAARMAASCGLDLNNAMATGVNLLGDVHGGAGQQCLEVLHRLRAEVESGESPESAARALVTEYKARKAFIPGFGHRWHPHDPRRDPLITALGRAVEAGTVSGTYLTLALALETVLAEGSKPVPMNVDGATAAIYAELGFAPELARGLFVLSRSVGLLAHAWEQHNEPTRIKGPLPKGINPTYTGPGPRSLPEN
- a CDS encoding universal stress protein is translated as MKILVGYVPTPEGEAALTAAAAEAELRGAGVLLLNTSRGDAYVDNRYANADELAAAEAKLRERGVEVTIQQAVGSGDVAAELLKAAAADDVALIVLGLRRRSPVGKLILGSTAQRVLLESPVPVLAVKVPSPRD
- a CDS encoding IclR family transcriptional regulator, whose translation is MTDADGVPSRRVDDEAGVERDQREEAVRELPGVRSVHRALDLLERFDDEHPTWTLAELTNASKLPKTTVLRLVSTLEQRGLVAAIGPGRYAIGPGFLRWSRLSSASMEIPPSVRSAMGKLAADTGETANLYIRVGRTRVCLAQAPGSLSVRHSIAVGSALPLWGGAASKVLLSDPPVLAADPSVIDEVAAESPYGSDFPKKLRAAAAATGERGFAITHGERELGASGVSAPVLRPDGRVVGAVGVGGPTTRFNEERLPAYVQAVRRCARTIAATGWSGFSAS
- a CDS encoding tripartite tricarboxylate transporter permease yields the protein MIPHAVINDLLNGFGTVLDPMNLLWAVLGVTLGMLVGILPGIGPALTIALLLPITFNFTDPIGAFIMFAGIYYGAMYGGSTTSILINTPGESASVATAIEGHKMALKGRARAALATAAIGSFIAGTISTVLLTFVAKPIGSLASNFQATDYFAITLLAMVAVTALVGSSLVRGLLSLTVGLFIGLIGLDSLSGAQRYTFGTLRLLDGVDVVIVIVGLFAIGETLHVASKLRSTPDRPAVLEKGRLRTGYLNKADWSRSWAPWLRGTALGFPFGAIPSGGAEVPTFLSYTIERRRARKRARRAGRQHPDEFGDGAIEGVAGPEAANNASFSGVLVPLLTLGLPTSATAAVMLAAFQIFNVQPGPQLFEDEGTLVWTLIASLYIGNLILLIMNLPLIQIWVQVLKVPRPLLYAGILVFACLGVYSLSGSGYEVLMALLIGVAGFFMRKLDFPIAPVILGVILGPTMEEQFRRALVISNGDAGVFFTRPLSLIIILLTVLALFVPYLPRLVARVRGTQPTRDRLTFGEDD